From Oceanotoga teriensis, the proteins below share one genomic window:
- the eutH gene encoding ethanolamine utilization protein EutH — protein MEIINTIIIDIMVVFMALGAIDKCLGNKFGLGEKFEEGFMAMGALTVAMVGVISLAPVLKNILEPVIVPVYKFLGADPSMFATTLLACDMGGYPLAMELALTEEAGKFAGIILGSMMGPTIVFTIPVALGIIKKEDHKYLATGVLAGIITIPIGTLVGGLVAGYSIIMILRNLVPIIIFAVLIAIGLKLIPEKMIKGFNVFGKIVVIIITLGLAAIIIETLTGLVIIPGMKPISEGIKVVGDIAIVLAGAFPMVYVITKVFKKPLMKLGKTLGMNEIAAAGMVATLANNIPMFGMMKDMNARGKVINVAFAVSASFVFGDHLGFTAGVEKGMIFPMIVGKLVGGITAVVLACFIASRSSLVKE, from the coding sequence ATGGAAATAATAAATACTATTATAATAGATATAATGGTTGTATTTATGGCTTTAGGAGCTATTGATAAATGTTTGGGAAACAAATTTGGTTTGGGTGAAAAGTTTGAAGAAGGTTTCATGGCTATGGGAGCTTTGACAGTTGCTATGGTTGGAGTTATTTCATTGGCACCGGTATTAAAAAATATATTAGAACCAGTTATAGTACCAGTTTATAAATTTTTAGGAGCAGATCCTTCAATGTTTGCAACAACATTGCTTGCTTGTGATATGGGTGGGTATCCATTAGCTATGGAACTTGCTTTAACAGAAGAAGCAGGAAAGTTTGCTGGAATAATTCTTGGATCTATGATGGGACCAACTATTGTTTTTACAATACCTGTTGCATTGGGAATAATAAAAAAAGAAGATCATAAATATCTTGCTACTGGAGTTTTAGCAGGTATAATAACTATACCAATTGGAACTTTAGTTGGTGGACTCGTTGCTGGATACAGTATAATAATGATTTTAAGAAATTTAGTACCTATAATAATATTTGCTGTTTTAATAGCAATTGGATTAAAATTAATCCCTGAAAAAATGATAAAAGGTTTCAATGTTTTTGGAAAAATAGTAGTTATAATAATAACTCTTGGTCTTGCTGCTATAATTATAGAAACATTAACAGGTCTTGTTATAATACCTGGAATGAAACCAATATCTGAAGGTATAAAAGTAGTGGGAGATATAGCAATAGTACTTGCTGGAGCATTTCCTATGGTATATGTTATAACTAAAGTATTTAAAAAACCTTTAATGAAATTAGGAAAAACTTTGGGAATGAATGAAATAGCTGCTGCTGGTATGGTTGCAACGCTTGCTAATAACATTCCTATGTTCGGTATGATGAAAGATATGAATGCAAGAGGAAAAGTAATAAATGTAGCTTTTGCGGTTAGTGCATCTTTTGTGTTTGGAGACCATTTAGGTTTTACAGCCGGTGTAGAGAAGGGTATGATATTTCCTATGATTGTTGGAAAACTTGTTGGTGGAATTACTGCAGTTGTTTTAGCTTGTTTTATAGCTTCAAGAAGTTCTCTTGTAAAAGAATAA
- a CDS encoding 5'-nucleotidase C-terminal domain-containing protein, with translation MKKVVGLFIILLIALSLFAEPVQLTVLHVNDTHGHVWSFDKDIGGFARIATIVNDVKAEVEKKGGHVLFLHAGDVNTGVPESDQLDAIPDFVALHYMGADAMVLGNHEFDIPLNTLKMQQRYAGFPFLSANFVDKNLYPIFDPYIVKDFGDLKVGIIGLTTEQTTVLESLYLENNMFSSAYEALNDYMPVLKEKSDIQIVLSHLGYYSGNKPNLPVGYTTSNEIALNRNDIALIVDGHSHTLLENPEMINNTILTQSGEWGKYVGRVDMWIEDGRVIDWKAQQIPVNSQIKEDPFIKMIADMYYNMGAEKLNEKVGVTNVYLDGERNHVRSGETNLGHLIVDSMVWKTDSDFGFMNGGGIRASIDKGDISYRDILTVLPFGNTVYVMKLNGNTVKEVLDFAATIPDGQGAKLHVSGVTFEIVDGKANNIMINGEPLDINKVYNVATNNYLASGGDGYKMLKGLNGYDTGFVAADVLKEYIMHLGTIENSNIEKRIIVKN, from the coding sequence GTGAAGAAAGTAGTAGGACTATTTATCATTTTATTAATCGCATTATCTTTATTTGCTGAACCTGTTCAGTTGACTGTTCTCCATGTAAATGATACACATGGACATGTATGGTCTTTTGATAAAGATATCGGAGGATTTGCAAGAATTGCAACTATTGTTAATGATGTAAAAGCTGAAGTGGAGAAAAAGGGTGGCCATGTTTTATTTTTACATGCTGGTGATGTTAACACAGGTGTACCAGAATCAGATCAATTAGATGCTATACCAGATTTTGTAGCTTTACATTATATGGGTGCAGATGCAATGGTTCTTGGTAATCATGAATTTGACATTCCTCTTAACACTTTAAAAATGCAACAGAGATATGCAGGATTTCCTTTTTTAAGTGCTAATTTTGTAGATAAAAATTTATATCCTATTTTTGATCCTTATATAGTTAAAGATTTTGGAGATTTAAAAGTTGGTATTATCGGCTTAACAACAGAACAAACAACTGTATTAGAATCTCTTTATCTTGAAAATAATATGTTTTCAAGTGCTTATGAAGCTTTAAATGATTATATGCCTGTTCTTAAAGAAAAATCAGATATTCAAATAGTTTTGAGCCATTTAGGTTATTATAGTGGTAATAAACCTAATCTTCCAGTTGGCTATACAACATCAAATGAAATTGCATTGAATAGAAATGATATAGCTTTGATAGTTGATGGTCATTCTCATACTTTATTGGAAAATCCTGAAATGATAAACAATACCATATTAACTCAGTCAGGAGAATGGGGAAAATATGTTGGAAGAGTTGATATGTGGATAGAAGATGGAAGAGTAATCGATTGGAAAGCTCAGCAGATACCTGTAAATTCACAGATAAAAGAAGATCCTTTTATAAAGATGATAGCAGATATGTATTATAATATGGGTGCTGAAAAATTGAATGAAAAAGTTGGAGTAACTAATGTATATCTTGATGGTGAAAGAAATCATGTTAGAAGTGGAGAAACCAATTTAGGTCATTTAATTGTTGATTCTATGGTATGGAAAACAGATTCAGATTTTGGTTTTATGAATGGTGGAGGTATAAGAGCTTCCATTGATAAAGGTGATATTTCTTATAGGGATATATTAACAGTTCTTCCTTTTGGAAATACAGTTTATGTTATGAAATTAAATGGAAATACAGTAAAAGAAGTATTAGATTTTGCAGCAACAATACCAGATGGTCAAGGTGCAAAATTACATGTTTCAGGTGTAACCTTTGAAATAGTAGATGGAAAAGCTAATAATATAATGATAAATGGAGAACCTCTCGATATCAACAAAGTATATAATGTAGCAACAAATAATTATTTAGCATCTGGTGGAGATGGCTATAAAATGTTAAAGGGTTTAAATGGTTATGATACAGGTTTTGTAGCTGCAGATGTTTTAAAAGAATATATAATGCATTTAGGAACTATAGAAAATTCTAATATTGAAAAAAGAATTATTGTAAAAAATTAA
- the eutL gene encoding ethanolamine utilization microcompartment protein EutL — protein MKNDALYAKVLSTKIISNVSPDLANELKLKSHHKSLGLISADIDDVTYTALDEATKAADVEVVYAKSMYGGSANANTKLAGEVIGIIAGPNPAEVRSGLNAAIDFIESGAHFISANEDDSITYYAHCVSRSGSFLSETAGIQEGEPIAYLIAPPLEAMYALDAALKAADVKMATLYGPPSETNFGGALLTGSQSACKAACDAFAQAVQQVAENPTNY, from the coding sequence ATGAAAAATGATGCTTTATATGCAAAAGTATTGAGTACAAAAATAATATCAAATGTAAGTCCTGATCTTGCAAATGAGTTAAAATTAAAATCTCATCATAAAAGTTTAGGTTTGATAAGTGCTGATATAGATGATGTTACATACACTGCTTTAGATGAAGCAACAAAAGCAGCAGATGTTGAGGTTGTTTATGCTAAATCTATGTATGGTGGTTCTGCGAATGCAAATACTAAACTTGCTGGTGAAGTTATAGGTATTATAGCAGGACCAAATCCAGCAGAAGTAAGAAGTGGATTGAATGCTGCGATAGATTTTATTGAAAGTGGAGCACATTTTATATCAGCAAATGAAGATGATTCAATTACATATTATGCTCATTGCGTATCGAGAAGTGGATCATTTTTATCAGAGACAGCTGGAATACAAGAAGGAGAACCTATAGCTTATTTAATAGCACCACCTCTTGAAGCAATGTATGCATTAGATGCTGCATTAAAAGCGGCAGATGTTAAAATGGCTACATTATATGGACCTCCTTCAGAAACAAATTTTGGTGGAGCATTATTAACAGGAAGTCAATCGGCATGTAAGGCAGCATGTGATGCATTTGCACAAGCAGTTCAACAAGTAGCAGAAAATCCTACAAATTATTAA
- the rnpA gene encoding ribonuclease P protein component yields the protein MNTQRLYKNERLRLRRDFKNLFNDKGRAVSSYFVLVYKENGLDHCRIGISVKKKFGKAHLRNKVRRYIKEVYRKNKEDFPFGYDILFIPRKGLSDCFKNVNYHDIENMIFNVVGKIK from the coding sequence ATGAACACTCAAAGATTATACAAAAATGAACGTCTGAGACTAAGAAGAGATTTCAAGAATCTTTTTAACGATAAGGGAAGAGCAGTTTCTTCATATTTTGTTCTCGTTTACAAAGAGAATGGACTTGATCATTGTAGAATTGGAATATCAGTCAAAAAAAAATTTGGGAAAGCTCATCTCAGAAATAAAGTTAGAAGATATATAAAGGAAGTTTACAGAAAAAACAAAGAAGATTTTCCATTTGGCTATGATATTTTATTTATACCAAGAAAAGGATTATCTGATTGTTTTAAAAATGTAAATTATCATGATATTGAAAATATGATTTTTAATGTTGTGGGTAAGATAAAATGA
- a CDS encoding BMC domain-containing protein has product MFKSIGIIETRSIAFGYEIADKLLKDYDVELLQCKTKCPGKFIIIICSDTQNVNDAIISIKRHKNLIGNLLISDAHQKLIDGLKNKFDTYKNGAIGIVESLDIVTGINSLNKILKNNNVNLLKLNPSIMIGGKCYFIINGDLSSVEQAIFGGIDKKRLQTSVIANPDTELISKL; this is encoded by the coding sequence ATGTTTAAATCAATTGGAATAATAGAAACGAGATCAATAGCTTTTGGTTATGAAATAGCGGACAAATTATTAAAAGATTATGATGTTGAACTATTACAATGTAAAACAAAATGTCCAGGGAAATTTATTATAATAATATGTTCAGATACTCAAAATGTAAACGATGCAATTATTAGTATAAAAAGACATAAAAATTTAATAGGGAATTTGTTGATTTCAGATGCTCATCAAAAATTAATAGATGGCTTAAAAAATAAATTTGATACATATAAAAATGGTGCAATAGGTATAGTAGAATCTTTAGATATAGTTACAGGTATTAATAGTCTTAATAAAATTTTAAAAAATAATAATGTAAATTTACTAAAATTAAATCCATCGATTATGATAGGTGGAAAATGCTATTTCATAATAAATGGAGATCTTAGTTCTGTAGAACAGGCAATATTTGGGGGCATAGATAAAAAAAGATTACAAACAAGTGTAATAGCAAATCCTGATACAGAATTAATAAGTAAATTATAA
- a CDS encoding cupin domain-containing protein: protein MEINKEIIENIVREILTEGLKNNSEIKKNIEPLSGILSVDMNTVKPEKFDTGKEGDQVYLKDILTLEESPRLGAGLMEMKETTFDWTLEYDEVDYIIEGTLEININGKKVKASAGNVIFIPKGSSIQFCVPDYAKFLYVTYPADWASQK from the coding sequence ATGGAAATAAATAAAGAAATTATAGAAAATATAGTTAGAGAAATTTTAACAGAAGGATTAAAAAATAATTCAGAAATAAAGAAAAATATAGAACCTTTGTCAGGAATTCTTTCTGTTGATATGAATACAGTTAAACCAGAAAAATTTGATACTGGAAAAGAAGGAGATCAAGTTTATTTAAAAGACATATTAACATTAGAAGAAAGTCCAAGACTTGGAGCAGGTTTAATGGAAATGAAAGAGACAACATTCGATTGGACTTTAGAATATGATGAGGTTGATTATATAATAGAAGGTACACTTGAAATCAATATAAACGGCAAAAAAGTTAAGGCCAGTGCCGGAAATGTAATATTTATACCTAAAGGATCATCAATACAATTTTGTGTGCCAGATTACGCCAAATTTCTATATGTTACCTATCCAGCAGATTGGGCATCTCAAAAGTAA
- a CDS encoding BMC domain-containing protein yields the protein MNALGLIEVYGYLGAIEAADSALKAANVKLIDCEKVRGGLVCVKLTGDVGAIKAAVDVAEEKTKNLNVYVSSHVIAKPDDSLKKILEINKKINTESKKEIIKEEKSEVSKIETDNKIIFTKEELESKTVEELRRMVRNIKSSMSNKQIKYARKDKLIEELSRYYKRGNK from the coding sequence ATGAATGCTTTGGGTTTAATAGAAGTATATGGATATTTGGGTGCTATTGAAGCTGCCGATTCAGCACTTAAAGCTGCAAATGTTAAATTGATTGACTGTGAGAAGGTAAGAGGTGGTTTAGTATGTGTGAAATTAACAGGTGATGTAGGAGCTATAAAAGCTGCTGTAGATGTTGCAGAAGAAAAAACTAAAAATTTGAATGTATATGTATCAAGCCATGTTATCGCTAAACCAGATGATTCATTAAAAAAAATATTAGAAATAAATAAAAAAATAAATACTGAATCAAAAAAAGAAATAATAAAAGAAGAAAAAAGTGAAGTTTCAAAAATAGAAACAGATAATAAAATTATATTTACAAAAGAAGAACTTGAATCAAAAACTGTGGAAGAACTTAGAAGAATGGTAAGAAATATAAAAAGTTCAATGTCAAATAAACAAATAAAGTATGCAAGAAAAGACAAATTAATAGAAGAATTATCCCGTTATTATAAAAGGGGGAATAAATGA
- a CDS encoding BMC domain-containing protein: MPSSNALGMVETRGLVGSIEAADAMVKAANVTLVGKEHVGGGLVTVMVRGDVGAVKAATDAGAAAAERVGELVSVHVIPRPHSEVDAILPKVQG; encoded by the coding sequence ATGCCAAGTTCAAATGCATTAGGTATGGTAGAAACAAGAGGATTGGTAGGTTCAATAGAGGCAGCAGATGCAATGGTAAAAGCTGCTAATGTAACATTAGTAGGTAAAGAACATGTTGGTGGTGGATTAGTAACTGTAATGGTAAGAGGTGATGTAGGAGCCGTTAAAGCAGCAACTGATGCAGGAGCAGCAGCAGCAGAAAGAGTTGGGGAATTAGTATCTGTACATGTAATTCCAAGGCCACATTCTGAAGTAGACGCAATATTACCTAAAGTACAAGGTTAA
- a CDS encoding damage-control phosphatase ARMT1 family protein: MKASYECLNCVAKNGLNLINKVKKINDYTEEELFNAYKDILKSVVDNSFYGLKPIEISLNMYDKFYELFGKRDYYENEKTNSNQIFLEMYDDLLEFCRNSKNPIKLATKLSAVGNLIDYGIKNSFGELEWEIENLTKNREFSINDFDILDEKLKNANSLLFIHDNAGEIVLDKILIKVIKDKYPDLMIHSAVRSTPIINDATLKDTEEINLKEVSIPIESGSIYPGTILSNVNTAFKNIFDNSDVIISKGQGNFEGLEFENGNIFYILMAKCKTIADVLGVNVGEIVLKNL; the protein is encoded by the coding sequence ATGAAAGCAAGTTATGAGTGTTTAAACTGTGTCGCCAAAAATGGACTTAATTTAATCAATAAAGTAAAAAAAATAAATGATTATACTGAAGAAGAGCTATTTAATGCTTATAAAGATATTTTAAAAAGTGTTGTAGATAATTCTTTTTATGGTTTAAAACCCATTGAAATATCTTTAAATATGTATGATAAATTTTATGAGTTATTTGGGAAAAGGGATTATTATGAAAATGAAAAAACTAATTCTAATCAAATTTTTCTTGAAATGTATGATGATTTATTAGAATTTTGTAGAAATAGTAAAAATCCTATAAAACTTGCCACAAAATTATCTGCAGTGGGAAATCTTATAGATTATGGCATAAAAAATTCTTTTGGAGAACTAGAGTGGGAAATAGAAAATTTAACAAAAAACAGAGAATTTAGTATTAATGATTTTGATATTTTAGATGAAAAATTAAAAAATGCAAATTCATTGCTATTTATTCATGATAATGCTGGCGAAATTGTACTTGACAAGATACTAATAAAGGTGATAAAAGATAAGTACCCAGATTTAATGATTCATTCAGCAGTCAGAAGTACTCCAATAATAAATGATGCTACTTTAAAAGATACAGAAGAGATAAATTTGAAAGAAGTTTCAATTCCAATTGAAAGTGGTTCTATATATCCTGGAACTATTTTATCTAATGTAAATACTGCTTTTAAAAATATTTTTGATAATTCAGATGTTATAATTTCAAAAGGACAAGGTAATTTTGAAGGACTTGAATTTGAAAATGGAAATATTTTTTATATATTAATGGCAAAATGCAAAACTATAGCAGATGTTCTTGGTGTTAATGTTGGTGAAATAGTATTAAAAAACCTTTAA
- a CDS encoding EutN/CcmL family microcompartment protein gives MIIAKVIGNIWATRKDEKLNGFKFLVVKQCNTQTDNQFVAADMIGAGIGDTVLITKGSSARNSLENTNIPIDAVIVGIIDSLEVDEGLLK, from the coding sequence ATGATTATTGCAAAGGTAATCGGAAATATATGGGCTACGAGAAAAGATGAAAAATTAAATGGATTTAAATTTTTAGTTGTTAAACAATGTAACACTCAAACAGATAATCAATTTGTTGCAGCAGATATGATTGGTGCTGGAATAGGGGATACTGTACTAATAACAAAAGGAAGTTCGGCAAGGAATTCTCTTGAAAATACAAATATACCAATTGATGCAGTAATTGTTGGGATAATAGATAGCCTTGAAGTGGATGAAGGATTATTAAAATAA
- the yidD gene encoding membrane protein insertion efficiency factor YidD produces MKFIVLALIDFYRKIISPLKPPTCRFTPTCSTYTYTAVERFGVFKGLYLGLRRILRCHPFNPGGEDPVPVKFSFFLSKVNDNNKTRRGA; encoded by the coding sequence ATGAAATTTATAGTACTCGCGCTCATAGATTTTTATAGAAAAATCATATCCCCTTTAAAACCTCCAACCTGTAGGTTTACACCAACATGTTCCACTTACACATATACTGCTGTGGAAAGGTTTGGTGTTTTTAAAGGGTTATATCTCGGTCTCAGACGTATTTTAAGATGTCATCCTTTTAATCCTGGTGGTGAAGATCCAGTGCCAGTAAAATTTTCGTTCTTTTTAAGCAAAGTAAATGATAACAATAAGACCAGAAGGGGTGCTTGA
- the rpmH gene encoding 50S ribosomal protein L34 has product MKRTYQPSRIKRKRTHGFLVRKRTKAGSSVLRRRRAKGRKRLAV; this is encoded by the coding sequence TTGAAAAGAACATATCAGCCATCAAGAATAAAAAGAAAGAGAACACACGGTTTCTTAGTTAGAAAAAGAACAAAAGCTGGTAGTAGTGTATTGAGAAGAAGAAGAGCTAAAGGAAGAAAAAGATTAGCAGTTTAA
- the eutD gene encoding ethanolamine utilization phosphate acetyltransferase EutD, giving the protein MEKIIEKITDKVINELFIKVEASGRHVHLSQEHLELLFGKNYKLTKTKDLSQPGQYACEERVTLIGPKGKIENVVILGPVRKNTQVEVSKTDLRPLGLNAPIRESGDIKGSGSIKIKTEKTELEIKEGLIIAKRHIHMTPEDAKKHGVKDKEIVNVKIFSNRPLIFEDVVIRVSDNYKTFMHIDYDEANACGFKKDTLAIIKK; this is encoded by the coding sequence ATGGAAAAAATTATAGAAAAAATAACTGATAAGGTTATAAATGAATTATTTATAAAAGTAGAAGCTTCTGGAAGACATGTACATCTATCTCAGGAACATTTAGAGTTATTATTTGGAAAAAATTATAAATTAACAAAAACTAAAGATCTTTCACAGCCTGGTCAATATGCTTGTGAAGAAAGAGTGACCTTAATAGGTCCAAAAGGAAAAATAGAAAATGTTGTTATTTTAGGACCTGTTAGAAAAAATACTCAAGTAGAAGTTTCTAAAACAGATCTTAGACCATTGGGATTAAATGCTCCAATTAGAGAATCTGGAGATATAAAAGGTTCTGGTTCAATAAAGATAAAAACAGAAAAAACTGAATTAGAAATAAAAGAAGGACTAATAATAGCTAAAAGACATATTCATATGACTCCAGAAGATGCTAAAAAACATGGAGTTAAAGATAAAGAAATAGTAAATGTAAAAATTTTTTCAAATAGACCTTTAATATTTGAGGATGTAGTTATAAGAGTTAGTGATAATTATAAAACTTTTATGCATATAGATTATGATGAAGCAAATGCATGTGGATTCAAGAAAGACACTTTAGCAATTATAAAAAAGTAG
- a CDS encoding acetaldehyde dehydrogenase (acetylating) gives MMLQDKDLLSIQEVRDLVKKAKEAQKILANMNQEQINKIVKAISEAGYTNREKLAKMAHEETGFGKYQDKIVKNTFASKVVYENIKDLKTVGILNEDKENKILEIAVPVGVVAGLIPSTNPTSTAIYKAMIALKAGNSIVFSPHPNAKKCILETVKVIKEAALKAGMPEDAISCISIPSMQGTTELMKHDDVSLILATGGSAMVKAAYSSGTPAIGVGPGNGPAFIEKSANIKLAVKRIIDSKTFDNGTICASEQSIVVEKETEEKVVKELKAQGAYFMTKEEADKLSKFILRSNGTMNPQIVGKSPQVIADLAGIKIPENTKVLIAYEENVGPKYPYSREKLAPILAFYVEKDWKSACDRCIQVLYNEGAGHTMIIHSENEKIIKEFALKKPVSRILINTPGSLGGIGGTTNLVPALTLGCGAVGGSATSDNIGPMNLINIRRAVYGIRELEDLKENKDSNENNNTISEDYVNLIVEKIVQKLKEKIN, from the coding sequence ATGATGTTGCAGGATAAAGACTTATTATCAATACAAGAAGTAAGAGATTTAGTAAAAAAAGCAAAAGAAGCTCAAAAAATTCTTGCTAATATGAATCAAGAACAGATAAATAAAATAGTAAAAGCAATTTCAGAAGCTGGTTATACAAATAGAGAAAAATTGGCTAAAATGGCTCATGAAGAAACTGGATTTGGAAAATATCAGGATAAAATAGTAAAAAATACATTTGCCAGTAAAGTGGTTTATGAAAATATAAAAGATTTAAAAACTGTAGGTATTTTAAATGAAGATAAAGAAAATAAAATATTAGAAATTGCTGTACCAGTAGGAGTTGTAGCTGGATTAATTCCATCAACAAATCCAACTTCAACTGCAATTTATAAAGCAATGATAGCTTTAAAAGCAGGAAATTCAATAGTTTTTTCACCACATCCAAATGCTAAAAAATGTATATTAGAAACTGTAAAAGTTATAAAAGAAGCTGCTTTAAAAGCAGGAATGCCTGAAGATGCTATTTCTTGTATAAGTATTCCAAGTATGCAAGGAACTACAGAATTGATGAAACATGATGATGTTTCTCTTATACTTGCAACAGGTGGTTCGGCTATGGTAAAAGCTGCCTATAGTTCGGGTACTCCTGCAATAGGTGTTGGACCGGGAAATGGACCAGCTTTTATTGAAAAATCTGCAAATATAAAATTAGCTGTAAAAAGAATAATAGATAGTAAAACATTTGATAATGGTACTATTTGTGCTTCTGAACAATCCATTGTTGTAGAAAAAGAAACTGAAGAAAAAGTTGTAAAAGAATTAAAAGCTCAAGGTGCATATTTTATGACAAAAGAAGAAGCAGACAAATTGTCTAAATTTATCTTGAGATCAAATGGAACTATGAATCCTCAAATAGTTGGTAAAAGTCCACAAGTTATAGCTGATCTTGCTGGAATAAAGATTCCTGAAAATACAAAGGTATTGATAGCCTACGAAGAAAATGTTGGTCCTAAATATCCATATTCAAGAGAAAAATTAGCTCCAATACTTGCTTTCTATGTTGAAAAAGATTGGAAATCGGCATGTGACAGATGTATTCAAGTTTTATACAATGAAGGTGCTGGCCATACAATGATAATTCATAGTGAAAATGAAAAAATAATAAAAGAATTTGCATTGAAAAAACCAGTATCAAGAATTTTAATAAATACTCCAGGTTCATTGGGTGGAATAGGAGGAACAACAAATTTAGTTCCTGCATTAACACTTGGATGTGGTGCTGTTGGAGGAAGTGCTACATCAGATAATATAGGACCTATGAACTTAATAAATATAAGAAGAGCAGTATATGGAATACGTGAACTTGAAGATTTAAAAGAAAATAAAGATTCAAATGAAAACAATAATACAATTTCTGAAGATTATGTAAATTTAATAGTTGAAAAAATAGTACAAAAATTAAAAGAAAAAATAAATTAA
- a CDS encoding cobalamin adenosyltransferase, translated as MSLLTENEVKKIIKENKDKIIIDDKTIITPSAKELIDGKKIKLIREKELNKVFKDEKENKKNTPKFKYIYGGYYDEKPEHLTQLFGNNLVPKNHKRIIFRGKIDSLESKILEVQVYCKNNKKEKLLKDLEDVLIFVRKILRAEVLDEELKDFNLIGLNEEEIHEMSHYPKKYFGIGHIFPEYTMGDYVIYLNSIRSLVRETEISAYNAFSNSENEISRLDIIKYLNRLSSCLYVMMFKYLSGKYN; from the coding sequence ATGAGTTTATTAACCGAAAATGAAGTGAAAAAAATTATAAAAGAAAACAAAGATAAAATAATAATAGATGATAAAACTATAATAACTCCTTCAGCTAAAGAGTTAATAGATGGTAAGAAAATAAAACTCATTAGAGAAAAGGAATTGAATAAAGTATTTAAAGATGAAAAAGAAAATAAAAAAAATACACCAAAGTTTAAATATATATATGGTGGTTATTATGATGAAAAACCTGAACATCTTACTCAATTATTTGGTAATAATCTTGTCCCAAAAAATCATAAAAGAATAATTTTTAGAGGTAAAATAGATAGTTTAGAATCTAAAATATTAGAAGTTCAAGTATATTGTAAAAATAATAAAAAAGAAAAACTATTAAAAGATTTAGAAGATGTTCTTATTTTTGTAAGAAAAATTTTAAGAGCAGAAGTATTAGATGAAGAATTAAAAGATTTTAACCTTATAGGTTTAAATGAAGAAGAAATACATGAAATGTCACATTATCCTAAAAAATATTTTGGTATAGGGCATATTTTTCCTGAATATACCATGGGAGATTATGTAATATATTTAAACTCTATTAGAAGTCTTGTAAGAGAAACTGAAATAAGTGCGTACAATGCTTTTTCTAATTCAGAAAATGAAATAAGTAGACTTGATATAATAAAATATTTAAATAGATTAAGTAGTTGCTTATATGTAATGATGTTTAAATATTTATCTGGAAAATATAATTAA